Proteins from a single region of Mucilaginibacter daejeonensis:
- a CDS encoding RagB/SusD family nutrient uptake outer membrane protein, whose product MKNLNKNIVAGIAIAAVFVAAGCTKRSELVPEAPSKFTPDVTLTSPVAFANALNALNASVRFEFFGDSAPLLTESLFTDAAVEGTTDKTTPAQNLNASITPTANLDSDDFNKIARYWYAWYNGIKDANVIISRIDNATWPTPAARNQTLATAYFHRAYRYYRLVHEFGDVPLVLKEEKQINNGYFSTQRIVILRKMKEDLDFAVANLNDSNPKGTVSKGAAAHLLAKVDLALGLFDEAIAACNVAINGPYKLMTGRFGVNGADATKNVIWDLHRPENKAAGANTEALYVVLDRENLEGATPNGSQVMRNCCPMWHNGTILTPGLRKPGMSDAITAETPLTLLYGRGIGRLRGTPYATKYIWTDNTDLRHAPGNWINMTDLVYNNPGLKSGTNADPNWYGKKLEQYTADNVASRFVNGPRDTIRAWFSWPHYKVFIGSSQFASDKNWSPPRGTNTDWYVFRLAETYLLRAEAYVWKGQTSLAMADLNQVRVRAQAQLLTDAGSVNIGTILDERQRELYWEEPRKTELTRMAYIFAQTGIPAYNGKTYNIATFSTNNFMYDRVMEKNDFYKNPNVVTNSGNRYTISPYHVLWPIPQREIDLNITGRINQNKGYAGAELNVAPLDKIVQ is encoded by the coding sequence ATGAAAAATCTTAACAAAAATATAGTAGCAGGTATTGCCATTGCCGCGGTATTTGTGGCCGCAGGTTGTACCAAACGCAGTGAATTGGTGCCCGAGGCACCTTCTAAATTTACGCCTGATGTTACCTTGACATCACCAGTGGCATTTGCGAACGCACTTAACGCGCTCAACGCGAGCGTACGTTTTGAGTTCTTTGGTGATTCCGCCCCGCTATTGACAGAGTCGTTATTCACCGATGCTGCGGTCGAGGGTACCACCGATAAGACAACGCCCGCCCAAAATTTGAATGCCAGTATCACACCAACGGCTAATCTGGATAGCGATGATTTCAATAAGATCGCTCGTTACTGGTACGCCTGGTATAACGGTATCAAAGATGCGAACGTGATCATTAGCCGTATCGATAACGCGACCTGGCCGACACCTGCGGCCCGTAACCAAACGCTTGCAACAGCATATTTCCACCGTGCCTACCGTTACTACCGTTTGGTACACGAGTTCGGTGATGTGCCGCTGGTATTGAAAGAAGAGAAGCAGATCAACAACGGCTATTTCTCGACCCAGCGCATTGTCATCTTGCGTAAGATGAAAGAAGATCTTGATTTTGCTGTGGCCAACCTGAATGATTCCAACCCTAAAGGGACCGTTTCCAAAGGTGCTGCCGCTCACTTACTGGCTAAAGTGGATCTGGCCCTGGGCTTATTCGATGAAGCCATCGCAGCTTGCAACGTGGCTATCAACGGCCCATACAAGTTAATGACCGGCCGCTTTGGCGTGAATGGTGCAGATGCTACCAAGAATGTGATCTGGGATCTTCATCGCCCAGAGAATAAAGCTGCCGGTGCAAATACCGAAGCCTTGTACGTCGTGCTTGATCGAGAGAACCTGGAAGGTGCTACCCCTAACGGATCACAAGTAATGCGTAACTGCTGCCCGATGTGGCATAACGGTACTATTCTTACTCCGGGTCTAAGAAAGCCGGGCATGTCGGATGCGATCACCGCCGAGACCCCGTTGACCTTGCTGTATGGTCGTGGTATCGGCCGTCTACGTGGTACGCCATATGCTACCAAGTACATCTGGACCGATAATACTGACCTGCGCCATGCACCGGGTAACTGGATCAATATGACCGACCTAGTGTATAACAATCCAGGCCTTAAAAGCGGTACCAACGCTGATCCTAACTGGTACGGTAAAAAGCTGGAGCAATATACCGCTGACAATGTTGCCTCTCGATTCGTTAACGGTCCACGTGATACCATCCGTGCATGGTTCAGTTGGCCGCACTATAAGGTATTCATTGGTTCAAGCCAATTCGCATCTGACAAGAACTGGTCCCCGCCGCGTGGTACTAATACCGACTGGTATGTGTTCCGTTTGGCCGAGACCTACCTGCTACGTGCTGAAGCCTACGTTTGGAAAGGACAAACATCACTGGCCATGGCTGACCTTAATCAGGTCAGAGTACGTGCCCAAGCGCAGTTGTTAACTGACGCAGGTTCGGTGAACATCGGTACCATACTGGATGAGCGTCAGCGTGAGTTATACTGGGAAGAGCCTCGTAAAACAGAGCTTACCCGTATGGCCTACATATTCGCACAAACAGGTATACCTGCCTATAACGGTAAAACCTACAACATCGCAACTTTCTCGACCAATAACTTTATGTACGATAGGGTGATGGAGAAAAATGATTTCTATAAAAACCCAAATGTGGTGACCAACTCAGGCAATCGTTATACGATATCGCCATATCACGTGCTATGGCCGATACCGCAACGCGAGATCGATCTTAATATCACCGGCCGCATCAACCAGAACAAAGGTTATGCAGGTGCTGAGCTTAACGTGGCACCATTAGATAAGATCGTGCAATAA
- a CDS encoding SusC/RagA family TonB-linked outer membrane protein — protein sequence MKRLITYLILFVLTSITSVFAQTPIKGKVFDNTGLPLAGVTIKVSGGNTATQTDVNGNYSINAPQGASITYTYVGFVNQIITVGADRNIDIKLMPTANNLNDVVVVGYGTRAVKDVTGAISSIKADRLENENPTSVTDIIRGNIPGVSVAFNTSAKGGGTGDLQVRGKASLSGNVQPLIVLDGVIYFGQLADINPNDIDRIDVLRDPSALAVYGAQSAGGVVAITTKKGRNGAPRITLNANFGIAQLAKNQKFYQGEDFLNWRADAARSANTNNPYYFYSNPNALPDGVSLAQFMGSSTGDPTTVWLTRLGLFNNEINNYKNGKVTDWSKLIFRNGIRQDYTASLSGASETVKYYFSGNYTKNQNLINGGYFRDGRIRVNLEGKVAKFLTIGANSQFSSRDESGLTTDNNPFNLGAIDRHEADWTQIINSSPYGDLYNADGSLRRIATDDSGLNQRNPFLGMVYNDNVNIQNVLFSNLFARVDLPFGIKYNLNFSPQIESYRDFFFRPGRNPNEIAVNNLSGTAYRSMENRYRYNLDNILTWNKTFGQHNFDVTALLNKEKYNTWYTRTNNSQFSPTDVLGYHNIGAGTLPVESSDDRVYNASGLMGRLNYTFKGRYILTGTFRRDGFSVFGLNNPYGYYPSGAVAWVFSDEGFMKKDGLKWLNYGKLRVTYGANGNRFPSGTADPSLALATMNINRYPTQDGSGTVTNNTAIYVATLQNQQLKWERTVGTNVGLDFTVLNNRLSGSIDVYNRNTTDLLVRQELPWVQGYNNANNIQIGGSNANSRVSTNIGEVNNKGIEVSLDGKIIKSRNFNWSATGTFFLNRNKIKHLYGEYQTTDANGNAITRENDDIGNGWFIGHDINAVWDYKILGVWQQSDATEIAAINAKTGIGLRPGDFKLEDVNGDQRWDNNDKQFLGSESPKFTWSFRNDINFLQNFDFSLMLISNIGQLRQYNQARNNPGSVGFLRMNSYVQPYWTPDNPINDYARLSSGQSGTTVNVWRKASFVRIQNVSLGYTIPQDICKRLGVQNAKVFINATNPYVMTGWQFWDPQNDGPTPRFFAAGFNLNF from the coding sequence ATGAAAAGACTTATTACTTATCTCATATTATTTGTACTGACCAGCATTACTTCGGTATTTGCTCAGACCCCTATAAAGGGAAAGGTCTTTGACAATACCGGTCTTCCACTAGCAGGCGTGACCATCAAGGTCTCCGGTGGTAACACCGCTACACAGACCGATGTTAACGGCAATTACTCTATCAACGCTCCCCAAGGCGCAAGCATCACATACACCTACGTGGGTTTTGTGAATCAAATCATCACCGTTGGTGCCGATAGGAACATTGATATCAAACTTATGCCCACTGCCAATAACCTGAACGACGTGGTGGTGGTCGGTTACGGTACCCGTGCCGTAAAGGACGTTACAGGTGCTATTTCAAGTATCAAAGCCGACAGGCTAGAGAACGAGAACCCGACCAGTGTTACCGATATTATCAGGGGGAACATACCTGGTGTATCAGTTGCCTTCAATACGTCGGCTAAAGGCGGTGGTACCGGCGATCTGCAGGTACGTGGTAAAGCGAGTTTGTCAGGCAACGTGCAGCCGCTGATCGTGTTGGATGGTGTGATCTACTTCGGTCAATTGGCCGACATCAACCCCAATGATATCGATCGTATAGACGTATTACGCGATCCAAGTGCATTAGCGGTCTATGGTGCTCAGTCTGCTGGAGGTGTAGTGGCGATCACTACCAAAAAAGGGCGCAACGGCGCACCTCGTATCACCCTGAACGCCAACTTTGGTATCGCTCAATTAGCTAAGAACCAGAAGTTCTACCAAGGCGAGGACTTCCTGAACTGGCGTGCTGACGCTGCAAGGAGTGCTAATACCAATAACCCTTATTATTTCTATAGCAACCCTAATGCCCTTCCTGACGGTGTTTCCCTGGCTCAGTTCATGGGTTCCTCGACAGGTGACCCTACCACAGTTTGGTTGACTCGCCTGGGCTTGTTTAATAATGAGATCAATAACTATAAAAATGGCAAAGTGACCGATTGGTCGAAGCTGATCTTCCGTAACGGTATCCGCCAGGATTACACAGCGAGTTTGTCAGGGGCCAGCGAAACCGTCAAGTACTATTTCTCAGGCAACTATACCAAGAACCAAAACCTCATCAATGGTGGTTATTTCAGGGACGGACGTATCAGGGTCAACCTTGAAGGCAAAGTGGCCAAGTTCCTGACGATCGGTGCTAATAGCCAGTTCTCAAGCCGCGACGAAAGCGGTCTGACCACCGACAATAATCCGTTCAACCTTGGTGCTATTGACCGCCATGAGGCCGATTGGACGCAGATCATCAATTCATCGCCTTATGGTGACCTGTACAATGCCGATGGTTCGTTACGCCGTATCGCTACTGATGATAGTGGTCTCAACCAACGTAACCCTTTCCTGGGTATGGTATATAACGATAACGTGAACATTCAGAACGTGTTGTTCTCGAACCTTTTCGCTCGTGTGGATCTGCCTTTTGGTATCAAATATAATCTTAACTTTTCTCCTCAGATCGAATCGTACCGTGACTTTTTTTTCCGTCCTGGTCGTAACCCTAACGAGATCGCCGTTAACAACCTGAGTGGTACCGCTTACCGCTCCATGGAGAACCGTTACCGCTATAACCTGGACAACATTCTGACCTGGAACAAAACCTTCGGTCAACACAATTTCGATGTCACCGCACTTTTGAACAAGGAGAAATATAATACCTGGTATACACGTACCAACAACAGCCAGTTCAGCCCAACTGATGTTCTGGGCTATCACAATATCGGTGCCGGTACCTTACCGGTCGAAAGCAGCGATGATCGTGTTTACAATGCGAGCGGCCTGATGGGACGTCTGAACTACACCTTCAAAGGTCGTTACATCTTGACCGGTACTTTTCGTCGAGACGGCTTCTCCGTCTTCGGCTTGAATAATCCTTATGGCTATTATCCATCTGGCGCTGTTGCCTGGGTATTTAGTGATGAGGGCTTTATGAAAAAGGATGGCCTCAAATGGCTAAATTATGGTAAACTGCGTGTGACCTATGGCGCTAACGGTAACCGTTTTCCATCTGGAACGGCTGATCCGTCGCTGGCCTTAGCGACCATGAACATTAACCGGTATCCGACGCAGGACGGAAGCGGTACGGTCACCAATAATACAGCTATCTATGTTGCTACCTTGCAAAACCAGCAACTGAAATGGGAGCGTACCGTAGGTACGAACGTCGGTTTGGACTTCACGGTGTTGAACAACCGTTTAAGTGGTAGTATCGATGTTTATAACCGGAACACCACTGACCTGCTGGTAAGACAAGAGTTGCCTTGGGTACAAGGCTACAACAATGCCAACAACATTCAGATCGGTGGAAGTAATGCCAACTCTAGAGTGTCTACGAATATCGGTGAAGTGAATAATAAAGGTATCGAGGTCTCCTTGGATGGCAAGATCATCAAGAGCCGTAACTTTAATTGGAGCGCTACCGGAACGTTCTTCCTTAACCGTAATAAGATCAAACACCTCTATGGCGAGTATCAGACCACTGATGCTAACGGCAACGCCATCACCCGTGAGAATGATGACATCGGTAACGGATGGTTCATAGGCCATGATATCAATGCCGTTTGGGATTACAAAATACTCGGCGTATGGCAACAAAGTGATGCAACTGAGATCGCGGCGATCAACGCCAAAACCGGTATCGGATTGCGCCCTGGTGACTTCAAATTGGAGGACGTGAACGGCGACCAGCGCTGGGACAACAACGACAAACAGTTCCTGGGTTCTGAGAGTCCTAAATTCACTTGGTCATTCCGTAACGACATCAACTTCCTTCAGAATTTCGACTTCTCTTTAATGTTGATCTCGAACATCGGACAATTAAGACAATATAATCAAGCGCGTAACAACCCGGGTAGCGTTGGTTTCCTGCGTATGAACTCATATGTACAACCATACTGGACGCCTGATAACCCGATCAATGATTATGCCCGCTTAAGCTCTGGGCAGTCTGGTACTACCGTGAACGTATGGCGCAAAGCATCGTTCGTGCGTATCCAGAACGTATCATTAGGTTATACCATTCCTCAGGACATCTGTAAACGCCTGGGCGTTCAGAACGCTAAAGTGTTCATTAATGCCACCAACCCGTATGTGATGACCGGATGGCAATTCTGGGACCCGCAGAACGATGGTCCAACTCCAAGATTTTTTGCAGCTGGCTTTAACTTGAATTTTTAA
- a CDS encoding RNA recognition motif domain-containing protein has protein sequence MIKIFIVGFPRTMDEPAIKRIFDEYGDVNTVTVITDEESGQSKGYAFVDMQDEVGALLAIKQLHGSELEGRTLNVRLADRPARTRREETPAYQKRYEKVAPPRQRRRRRNAS, from the coding sequence ATGATCAAGATCTTCATCGTCGGTTTTCCCCGGACCATGGACGAACCCGCTATAAAAAGAATATTTGATGAATACGGTGATGTAAATACCGTTACCGTGATCACTGACGAGGAGAGTGGTCAAAGCAAGGGATATGCCTTTGTGGATATGCAGGATGAGGTGGGTGCACTGCTCGCCATCAAGCAACTCCATGGTAGTGAGCTCGAGGGCCGTACCCTGAATGTCCGCCTTGCCGACCGTCCCGCACGCACACGCAGGGAGGAAACACCAGCCTACCAGAAACGTTATGAAAAGGTGGCGCCACCGAGACAACGTCGCCGGCGCAGGAACGCGTCATGA